The DNA region GATTGATTTAACTGCGAATACGACGCTAGAGCAGTACATCTTCTACTCTGACTACTCTATAGAAAATCCCGATGCTATAGTGGAGATAAACGGTAGGACAGTAATAGCAAACGTGAGCATTAACATCATCACCGGCAACATAAACGCGGTTTATATAAACTTTCCAACAATTAATAAAGGAGATAGGGTTAAAATTAGGATTAGTTTTTACTCAAGTGGGGTTATTCAAGAAGTAAATGGAAGGAAGCAGTTCTCTTATTACATAAAGTTTTCACAGCCGGTTGGCTATTTCTATGCCCGTCTATACATGCCAAAGGGTTATGCGGTCCTTACCCCGATCATTCCCTCCCCAAACAAGCTCGAGAGCAGGGAAAACTCTTTAATCTTGGAGTGGAGCAAGAAAAATCTCCGCAGTGGAGAGGAGTTCTACTTTTTGGTGGGATTTTCCCAAGAAATCAAGGAAAAGTTTGATCTGCGTATCCTATTGATACTCGTCCTTTTTGCTTTCGTTGGAGGTTTCTACAGTGGAATGCTCTATAAAGACCGGAAGGCAAAGGAACGGCCTGAATTTCTCAAGAGTGATGAGGAAAAGGTCATTGAGATACTCAAAGAAGGGCCAATTTTGCAGAGTGAGCTTGTGAAAAAATTAAAGGTATCCAAAGCAAAGGTCAGCATTCTCCTTAGAGAGATGGAGGAGAAAGGACTAATCGAACGGGTGAAAGATGGTAGGAGCTATTTGGTGAAGCTCAAAGAAGGCTAAGATTTATAAGCTTAAGGGAATTTGAAGGAGAGAGGTGATGAGAATGGAAGAGTATTTCCTTTGTCCAGAGTGTGGGAGCGAAGAGGTTGAGGTAATAAAGGAGAGAGGGCGTGAGGTTACGCTTAGATGCCTCGACTGCGGTTATGTTTGGCAAATCACCTTGCCTAAGGCTGTTAAAGTGCCTCTCATTGTCAGCGAGCACGAGAAGAGCTTTAAAACTTATGCAGAGCTTCCTCTTGGAGAAGAAATTCGCGTTGGAGATATCGTTGAGGTAGAGGAAGGTGAAGTTAGGATAACAGGGATAGAACTTGAAGGGCAAAAGAGGGTTGAGAGAGCTAAAATCGACGAAGTGAAGACCCTTTGGGGTGAGAATTTAAGCTTTCCAGCCGTTTTTGGTGTCTCAATTTATCTCAAAAACGGGGTTACTCAGTCTTTCAAGGTTAAGGTGGATAGGGAGGAAGAGTTCGCCACTGGGGAAGTGCTTGACGTTGGCGGCTACACCTTTAAAGTGGAGAAGATAAAGACGAAGAGCAAGATGATAAACCGCGGTAAAGCTAAAGCTGACGAGATTACCCGCCTAATGGGGCATGCTATAAGAGGAAGAGCGAGCAGAAAGCTGGAGATCTACAAAGGCCATAAAAGGGATTAGAGGCTCTTTCCTTTTGCTTGCTCTTACCCTTTTAGGTTGAGGTGAGGAAAGGTTAAATCCTTTGAGCGCTAAACCTTAAAATGTGAGACCATGGAAGATGAACTTTATGAAAAGTGGAAGCACTTGGTAACGGGTTTGGAATTGCAGCGCATAATCAAAAGTGAGCGCGTTAGGGAAGCTTTTCTAAAAGTTCCACGCTATAAGTTTGTTTTGGAGAGATATAAAGACTATGCACATGTTGATGAGCCTCTTCCGATTCCTGCGGGTCAGACCATAAGCGCACCTCACATGGTTGCCATAATGCTTGAGATAGCAGACCTAAAGGAGGACATGAACATCCTTGAAATTGGGGCAGGAAGCGGGTGGAATGCTGCATTAATTTATGAACTCGTTAAAAATGACGTCTACACGATTGAGAGAATTCCTGAACTGGTGGAATTTGCGAGGAGAAACCTTGAGAGGGCAGGCTATGACAGGGTTCATGTAATCCTCGGCGATGGAACTAAGGGGTTTCCTCCAAAGGCCCCTTATGACGTTATTATCGTAACTGCAGGGGCTCCTAAAATCCCTACATCTCTTGTAGAGCAGCTTAAAGTTGGTGGAAAGCTCATAATTCCGGTAGGGAGTTATCATATGTGGCAGGAGCTCTACGAAGTGATTAAGCTCGACAAGGAGAACAAAGTTAAGATTATAAAACACGGTGGAGTGGCCTTTGTGCCCCTCGTTGGGGAGTACGGCTGGAAGGAGTAAATCCTTATAAACGGTGAGCTTCTTAGGTTGATGCAGGTGAGAAGATGGTAAAGCTCATAGCCTTCGATCTTGAAGGGACGCTGGTAAAATCAAAATCGAGCTGGGTGGAATTACACAAACGCTTCGGCACCTGGGATAAAGGAAAAGAATATGCAGAGCGGTTCTTTAGGGGTGAGTTTGATTACGCGACGTGGGCGGAGCTTGATGCTTCCCTCTGGAAAGGGCGGAAGAGAGAGGAGATTATGGAGTGGGCCAACAGTGTTGAGTACTTGGAAGGCGTTGAAGAGCTCTTTGCGTTTTTGAGAGTTAATAACTTCAAAATAGCTATCATAAGCGGTGGCCTGCTGTGCTTGGCTAAGCGCATTGGAGAGGAGCTTAAAGCGGACTACGTCTTTGCAAATGAGCTGGTTTTTGATGAGGAAGGAAGAGTAACGGGTAAAGTGCTTCCATGGGTGGACTTTAGAAATAAGGGAGACATTCTGCTCGAACTTAAAGAGAAGCTTAAGCCCGAGCTTACCATAGCTGTTGGAGACGGCCATAATGACATTGCGATGTTTAAAGTGGCCGATGTCAGCATTGCAATAAACCCACATGAGGGCGTTGAGGGAGATTATTTAGCGAAGAACCTGAAGGAAGTGAAAGAGATTATAGCAAAAATCTTGGGTCAGTGAAGGGCGTGTTCGTCACAGCTCGGCAAAGCAAAAGCTCATCATCCCCAACTTTTCTCTCTTAGGTGGATTTAAAAAGCTAAAGGCCCGCCATCTTGAGGACGAGCCACCAGAAGATGTCGCCGTAAAAGATAGAAATCAGAAATCCCAGGAACAAAGCGGGGGCAAAAGGCATGGCCTTCTTAACTAAAAAGCTGTTTTCAAGCTTTCCTTCTTCGACAAGAGCTTTGAGCTTCTCAAGCTGTTCCCTCCTAATTCCTTCCGCTGTTGGGGAAGTAATGACATTCCCATAGCTTGGCTTTAGGATGCTCAAATCACCGCTCGCAAAGGCCTTTTTGAACTTGTCAAAGAAGCTCTCTCTGTCTCTCAGCACTTCTCCATCTTTTTCGTAAATCCACTCCCCTATGATGTCCCACTCTTTAATCTCCTCGATGGGCTTTTCCTCAACCAAAACCTCTTCTCTAAGCACTTTAACAATGGAGAAGAATATTTTGAAGACATATAGTGCCACAAGCAGCTTTAAGTATGCGTAGATCATATCTAGTCCTATTGAATAAAGCCCGTATGCCAGAGCTAGGATGCCCAAGACATCGCCTGCCTTTTTAAACCTGCTGAGTATCGTGATTAGGGCTATCGTTATGAGATACCTGACCGCAGGGTTGAGCGTTATTCCAAGCTTGGCCTGTACAACGATGATGGCGATTAATGAAGCGATTATCCAGAGGCTAGCCTCAATGGATAGGTCGGCCTTTTCCAAGAAGACTGTTTTAAGTCTTTCTGTCCGCTTTCTAGCTATTAAGACTCCCAGAGCATAGAGGAATATAACGGGGAATATTGCTATTATGCTATTAAAAAGCAGTGTAATGGGGTGTAATGGATAAAGGATGGCATAGGGGGCCTTTATCTTTGCGTAGCTCGATGCGTAGGGAAAGAGAGCCGAAAATCCCATCAATATTACAACATCACCGCTGGCCCACCCACCTATGAAGTAGAGGAGGTAACCAAGGAGGAAGCCTATCCCGAGTCCAATAAGTCCGGAGAGAGCTAAAAGAGTATTGTGCTCAACGAAAAACCCTTGGTAGAGATAATAGAGAACTCCTAAAGCAGCAATTGGAAAAACGTGCTTATCATCAATGAAACCTGTTTTTATATCCGTATACGAAGTAAGAACTCCCAGAATAACTCCAAGGATTATTAACACTACCTCCATGATTTCACCTCATAGTGTTTGAAGTAGCTTTTCGCGTAGGTATTCAGTGTAGTCTGTTACTGCTGTTGTGATTTCTTGTAAGCTGGTGGTAATTACCCTAAGAACTACCGCTATCAATATGAGCGCTGCTGCCAACATAAAGAGATATTCGATAGCACCTTGTGCTCTGCGCAATGTTTTCACCTAAAGTATTTTCGCTCTCATTGGATTTAAAGGTTTTTATGCCTCTGCACATTAAGATTTTTAAGTCTGCGACAGACTCAATGTGGGGTTGGAGATGAAAGTTTACAAGCTCTATGTAAGGGATGAATATTTGGAAATGATAAAAAGTGGAAAAAAAGTCATTGAGGTTAGAGTGGCTTATCCTCAGTTTAAAGGCATGAAGCCAAAAGATAAGATCCTTTTCAATAATTTGGTGCCGGCTGAGGTTATCTGGGTTAAACAGTATGAAACATTCAAGCAGGTTTTGAGAGAGGAAAAAATCGAGAAGATATTTCCTGATAAGCCTAGCTTTGAAGAGGCCGTCAAGCGCTTCCATGGGATGTATCCCAAGTGGAAGGAGAACCGCTACGGTGTTTTAGCTATTCGCTTTAGGCTCTTGAAACCCGAAGAATAGTGGTGGTTTCGATGAAGAACCTAAAGTTTGACGGCCGCTACAAAGATGCCTTGCTAAATGGGGGAAAACGAGCAACAATTAGATTAAAGCCAGTTAGCTTAAAGCCTGGTGATGATATTTTAATTCACTCAGGCGGCTATGTCTTAGGGAAAGCCAAAGTGAAAAGAGTTGTAGTTAAGAAAGTTGCGGAGCTTACTGATGAAGATGCTCAGTTGGACGGCTTTAAGAACAGGGAGGAGCTCATAAGAGCTTTGAAGAGCCATTACAAAAATCTGCGCTCTGAGGATGAAATTACACTCATCGAGTTTGAGCTCACAGAGAAGCTCGACAAACCTATCCTCTCAGCGGACTTCCCCTATGAAGGCAACAACCCAATTGAAATTGCAGAGAAGGCACTCAAGCATCTAAATCTTGACTCTGAGGAAGTCGCTTTGTTAAAGCTCTTTTTGAAAGAAGGCAGCTTAAGGAAAGCGGCATACAAGCTCGGCGGCTTAAACAAGCGCTACAAAATCAGGGAGGTTCTTAGGAAGGCTTATGAAGAACTAAAATGGAAGGGGGTAATGGGGCCTAAGCTTTAGAGGCCTCAGGACGTTTTTCTAGGGACATATTCTTTATTTTGGAATTTTTTGAGTACGAAATAGCAATGGGGTAAAGGGTGAACTTGTTTCCGACTTTTTTGTGGAGTGATTTCGTAAACTCCTCGAGTTCGGCTTCATCCCTAAAGTCGACCTTTGCTATGAAGTCGTACTCACCATAGAGCCAGTATCCCTCAACAGGGAGCTCCTTAAGCACCTCATCTCTAACGCCCCAAACGAGCAGTATTGCTTCGAGTGCATTCACCTCCTTGATTTTTACCGTTATCCTCATGTTTAAGTATTTATCATTTTTGCAAATCTATCGGTTAATTTGGCAAAATTTTGGGATTTTAAGCATGTTTATTTGTCAATTATTCAATAAGCTGTTTTTGATTTTAAAATATTTGATGGTGGGACAACAAAGGTTTTAACGTTGGAGAGGGAAGTAGGAGTGGTGGTGCTCATGATTAAAGCGGTGTTCTTCGATTTTGTTGGTACGCTCATAAGCAAAGAAGGTGAGAACGTTACCCACCAGAATATAATCAGAGAGGTTCTAAAGAAGGCCGGTGTCGAAGATTTGGACTATATGAAGATATGGGAAGAATATGAAGAGAAGTCAAGCAAAAAATTTAAAGAGCTGGCTGGAAAGCCCTACAAACCAATAAAGCTCATTGATGAAGAAGCGATAAATGAAGTGGCCCAAAACTACGGTTTTGAAGTTCCAAAGGATTTTTGGGAGATCCATTTGAGGATGCACCAAAAGTACGGACAGCTGTATGAAGAAGTCCTCGAAGTTTTGAAAGCATTAAGGGAGAAGGGCTATCACGTGGGAATGATAACAGATTCGGATAACGACTATTTGAGGGCACATCTCGAGGCGCTGGGCATATTGGAGCTCTTTGACAGCATAACAACTAGTGAGGAAGCAGGCTTTTACAAACCCCACCCCAAGATTTTTGAAGTTGCGTTAAAGAAAGCTGGTGTTGAAGGAGATGAGGCGATCTACGTTGGGGACAATCCATTAAAAGACTGTGCTGGAGCAAGACAGCTTGACATGATGAGCGTCCTTCTCGATAAGAAAGGGGAAAAGAGAGAGCTTTGGGGTGAGTGTGAGCTCATAATAAGTGACTTAAGGGAAATACTGGAGATTGTGGAAGAGCTCTAACTTTATTCCAGTTTGGGGATGATGAAAATTTCGCTAGCGGAGCTGTGAAGAGCCCTGCCGTTGCTGACCTTCCTTTTCCTTTTCTACCCGAACATCTGAACTATGTAAATGCAGAACTCGAATGATTGTCCTTCATAAGTGCAGTTGTGAGCAAATGCCACCCCTATGCCAGTTAGAGTGAACTCTTTTCTTAGTATATTATCCCTGTGTCCTTTAGAGTTCATCCATCCATTCACTGCTTCATTTACAATCTCTTCAACGCTTCCTTCTCCACCATAGAGGAATAGATTTTCTCCGCCAATCACTATGGTTTCACTCTTTCCATCGCTTATGCTCTTTGGTTTGTATCCTACCTTAGCGAGTCTGTCTTTAAACGTCTCCCCTTCGGGGCTCTCATGAGAAAAGTAGTTTCTTTTTGCCATATCTTCTGCGTGCATCTGGGCAGCTTTTTCTAGGGTTTCATTCCATTCTAACGGGCTCAGCCCGTTTCTCTCGCGTATTTCATTGATTCTTTCAAAAATGCGCTCTTTTATTCCACTCTCACTAAGAGTCTGCATTTTGCTGGTTTCTAAATTCTCAGCGTTTATACATAAGCTCGAGGGCAGAACTATTATGATAACAATGAATATTATGAGGATGTTTTTGTTCATGACTTTTCCTCTCTTTTGTACTTTATAATCCTAGAGGGATGGAAGAGTTTTTAAACCCATCAGCATTTCATGATGTAGGGTGATGCCCTTGAAATTTAAAGGAAAAACTTTTGGAGAGAATGTTAGAATTGAGTTCGAAATTTTAACACTTGGTGAACTCAAAATTGATGATTTGAGAGATTTTGATGTTAAAAGTATTAAGTTGGAACTCCGCTCAACATCATCAGGGTTAAAGATCATTGGTATTTGGGAAGGCGAGATTAATGACGTTGGTGAGGGCATGAAAAGGGCTGTTGAAGAAGCCTACAAGCTCAGAGAGAGAATAATAAAGAAAATGAAGAACAGAATAGAAAACCTTAGAGTTACTCTCAGAAAGTTGGGCTTTAAAGAGGAAGTTATCGACTATGGGAGTTATGTGAGATTCACAAAGAAAGTTGGAAGCTATGATCTGGTTGTCTTGGCATCGACTAGAAATGAAAACATTAGGCTCGAGATATATGGTAACGACAGAAAGGTCATAACTCCCGAAGTTGAGGCGCTCTTTGAGGATGTGGACATTGAAGAGCTTGAGCTCTATGACTTTGACGATGAGAAGCAAGAAGAGAGGCTGGTCATAAACATAGAGATTCCAAGAGATGAAGAAAAACCCGAAAAAAAGATAGTCGAGACGATAAAAATAATTGAAAATCTCTTAATGACGTAGTTACTTGTATCTGCTCTCTAGCCGCATCTTCTTTATTTTTGCGGTTATTCCCTTATCTACGAGGGTATCCTCTGCTATAATGCGTCCGGTTTTGACGTCTATTTTGGCGTAGTAGAGCTTCTTCTCTGAGGAGACCTTTATCGTAAGGTATCCTTTGTCCCTGTAGTGGGTCATCCTTTCAGTCGCTGGATTTTCTTCTCCATACTTTTGCTTTAAATGTTCATAGTAAAACTTCTCTAGGGCCCTTTCGGTGTAGCTTATCTCCTGAGCTTTTACTTTCCCATCTGCTCTGCCTAGGATAAGCTTTCCGAACTTCTCATCCCCTATGAATGTTATGATCCAATCAGTGTCCAGCGTTATTTCTTCGATTTTTGCTTCTACTCCTTGCTCTTCTAGATACTTTAGCGCTTTCTCTCTAACGACCTCTTCTTTCATCACGTTATCCAGCTCTTCGATGAGTTTTCCGTCTTTGCTTATTTTTACTCTGATTTTTTGTGTATCGCTACTTACTGAGAACGTGAATGAATCTGAGTCCTCGCTAATTTCCTCTATCTTGCAACCTTTATATTTGTCTAGAATGAGTTCTTTTGCCTTATTCTGGTTAATTTCGACGAAGTAATCTATTACGTCCAAATTGGTCCCATCGACTTTTACTCTGGCTTTTCCGCCCTCCCCACTCAGCAGGACTTCTATTACTTTATGTCCTAAAACTTTGAAGTTTTCAAGCTTCAAATCTTTGACTGGGAAGTTATCTTCAATAATTGCTTTTGCTGCTTTGAACGCCTCTTCAGGATGATGAAGTTCCTTTAATACACTGTACTCACCATTTTCTAGGTTTACTTTTAGAATCACGATTTTGTTCTCTACTAGAATATCCCCAACGGCTTCTCTCTTGCGCTCTTCGACATTCACAAGCTTGCCCTGTGGATACAGCTGAGATATGAGTTCTAAGAGGGCTTCTCCCTTCATTCTAATATCTTTGGCTAATATCTCTCCCGTGTATCCATCGATAGCAACGGCAAACTCAAACCTTTCTGTCTCTCCACGCAAAAGCATGCGATTTTCCTTTATCTTAGTCCTATACTCTCTGAGCTCCTCGCGGGTTACTCTCTTGCATTCTTCCTTAGCAAAATCAACCAGCATCTCTTCGGGGAGAAGGCTTATTTTTATTTTGATTTCAGATGTTTCTAAGTCCATCTCAGCTTCTGCTTCGTTTTTGTGGATTTGCAATTTTAACAGAGCCTTCTTTGGTACGTAAACTTTTTTCTTCGCGGATATCGCAATGTGAGACTGCGAAACATTGAGTTCTTTGGAGAGCTGAGATTTTGCAATTAAAGTCGCCTCACTTGGGCTTATTCCGACTTCGAGAGTTTTTTCGGTGCATTTTATAACAGAAGAGTTGTTTAAAAGAGCTTTTGAAACTGTTGGCTTTAGCCTCTCATC from Palaeococcus pacificus DY20341 includes:
- a CDS encoding helix-turn-helix transcriptional regulator produces the protein MDESKIKETIEIDLTANTTLEQYIFYSDYSIENPDAIVEINGRTVIANVSINIITGNINAVYINFPTINKGDRVKIRISFYSSGVIQEVNGRKQFSYYIKFSQPVGYFYARLYMPKGYAVLTPIIPSPNKLESRENSLILEWSKKNLRSGEEFYFLVGFSQEIKEKFDLRILLILVLFAFVGGFYSGMLYKDRKAKERPEFLKSDEEKVIEILKEGPILQSELVKKLKVSKAKVSILLREMEEKGLIERVKDGRSYLVKLKEG
- a CDS encoding HVO_0476 family zinc finger protein: MEEYFLCPECGSEEVEVIKERGREVTLRCLDCGYVWQITLPKAVKVPLIVSEHEKSFKTYAELPLGEEIRVGDIVEVEEGEVRITGIELEGQKRVERAKIDEVKTLWGENLSFPAVFGVSIYLKNGVTQSFKVKVDREEEFATGEVLDVGGYTFKVEKIKTKSKMINRGKAKADEITRLMGHAIRGRASRKLEIYKGHKRD
- a CDS encoding protein-L-isoaspartate(D-aspartate) O-methyltransferase — its product is MEDELYEKWKHLVTGLELQRIIKSERVREAFLKVPRYKFVLERYKDYAHVDEPLPIPAGQTISAPHMVAIMLEIADLKEDMNILEIGAGSGWNAALIYELVKNDVYTIERIPELVEFARRNLERAGYDRVHVILGDGTKGFPPKAPYDVIIVTAGAPKIPTSLVEQLKVGGKLIIPVGSYHMWQELYEVIKLDKENKVKIIKHGGVAFVPLVGEYGWKE
- a CDS encoding HAD-IB family phosphatase, with amino-acid sequence MVKLIAFDLEGTLVKSKSSWVELHKRFGTWDKGKEYAERFFRGEFDYATWAELDASLWKGRKREEIMEWANSVEYLEGVEELFAFLRVNNFKIAIISGGLLCLAKRIGEELKADYVFANELVFDEEGRVTGKVLPWVDFRNKGDILLELKEKLKPELTIAVGDGHNDIAMFKVADVSIAINPHEGVEGDYLAKNLKEVKEIIAKILGQ
- a CDS encoding A24 family peptidase C-terminal domain-containing protein, translating into MEVVLIILGVILGVLTSYTDIKTGFIDDKHVFPIAALGVLYYLYQGFFVEHNTLLALSGLIGLGIGFLLGYLLYFIGGWASGDVVILMGFSALFPYASSYAKIKAPYAILYPLHPITLLFNSIIAIFPVIFLYALGVLIARKRTERLKTVFLEKADLSIEASLWIIASLIAIIVVQAKLGITLNPAVRYLITIALITILSRFKKAGDVLGILALAYGLYSIGLDMIYAYLKLLVALYVFKIFFSIVKVLREEVLVEEKPIEEIKEWDIIGEWIYEKDGEVLRDRESFFDKFKKAFASGDLSILKPSYGNVITSPTAEGIRREQLEKLKALVEEGKLENSFLVKKAMPFAPALFLGFLISIFYGDIFWWLVLKMAGL
- a CDS encoding class III signal peptide-containing protein — its product is MKTLRRAQGAIEYLFMLAAALILIAVVLRVITTSLQEITTAVTDYTEYLREKLLQTL
- a CDS encoding ASCH domain-containing protein, encoding MKVYKLYVRDEYLEMIKSGKKVIEVRVAYPQFKGMKPKDKILFNNLVPAEVIWVKQYETFKQVLREEKIEKIFPDKPSFEEAVKRFHGMYPKWKENRYGVLAIRFRLLKPEE
- a CDS encoding ASCH domain-containing protein, whose translation is MKNLKFDGRYKDALLNGGKRATIRLKPVSLKPGDDILIHSGGYVLGKAKVKRVVVKKVAELTDEDAQLDGFKNREELIRALKSHYKNLRSEDEITLIEFELTEKLDKPILSADFPYEGNNPIEIAEKALKHLNLDSEEVALLKLFLKEGSLRKAAYKLGGLNKRYKIREVLRKAYEELKWKGVMGPKL
- a CDS encoding TIGR02253 family HAD-type hydrolase, translating into MIKAVFFDFVGTLISKEGENVTHQNIIREVLKKAGVEDLDYMKIWEEYEEKSSKKFKELAGKPYKPIKLIDEEAINEVAQNYGFEVPKDFWEIHLRMHQKYGQLYEEVLEVLKALREKGYHVGMITDSDNDYLRAHLEALGILELFDSITTSEEAGFYKPHPKIFEVALKKAGVEGDEAIYVGDNPLKDCAGARQLDMMSVLLDKKGEKRELWGECELIISDLREILEIVEEL
- a CDS encoding CAP domain-containing protein, encoding MNKNILIIFIVIIIVLPSSLCINAENLETSKMQTLSESGIKERIFERINEIRERNGLSPLEWNETLEKAAQMHAEDMAKRNYFSHESPEGETFKDRLAKVGYKPKSISDGKSETIVIGGENLFLYGGEGSVEEIVNEAVNGWMNSKGHRDNILRKEFTLTGIGVAFAHNCTYEGQSFEFCIYIVQMFG
- a CDS encoding restriction endonuclease; the protein is MPWNLETLREVDKDYFIELILDLIKNLGFRDADKIATSEETGADIIAIREDPVSGLEKYLIKIKPRSLVSSSDLNDFIRVLDRYKGDRGIFVTNVDFTKDAKLLAQREHRGRLILWSGGKVVEMLNEYRIEPKKELIEKLKSKKEAESKKRAILKIIKLDSPLLFDFNHEKTVEKVIGKLSKEYKIKRALVSLKYLGVILSPAYIISWSCRTKEQKEAEIKDKAVVFSDGSIVIRTSEDERLKPTVSKALLNNSSVIKCTEKTLEVGISPSEATLIAKSQLSKELNVSQSHIAISAKKKVYVPKKALLKLQIHKNEAEAEMDLETSEIKIKISLLPEEMLVDFAKEECKRVTREELREYRTKIKENRMLLRGETERFEFAVAIDGYTGEILAKDIRMKGEALLELISQLYPQGKLVNVEERKREAVGDILVENKIVILKVNLENGEYSVLKELHHPEEAFKAAKAIIEDNFPVKDLKLENFKVLGHKVIEVLLSGEGGKARVKVDGTNLDVIDYFVEINQNKAKELILDKYKGCKIEEISEDSDSFTFSVSSDTQKIRVKISKDGKLIEELDNVMKEEVVREKALKYLEEQGVEAKIEEITLDTDWIITFIGDEKFGKLILGRADGKVKAQEISYTERALEKFYYEHLKQKYGEENPATERMTHYRDKGYLTIKVSSEKKLYYAKIDVKTGRIIAEDTLVDKGITAKIKKMRLESRYK